The following are encoded together in the Populus trichocarpa isolate Nisqually-1 chromosome 5, P.trichocarpa_v4.1, whole genome shotgun sequence genome:
- the LOC7469242 gene encoding uncharacterized protein LOC7469242: MEKSKSFPQYSSSFSGEFGFEDRSNSYNFNGPCQKGNGFATSSDPELKRKKRIASYNVFTMEGKLKSNVRNSFKWIKSKFSDVRYGM, from the coding sequence ATGGAGAAGAGCAAGTCATTCCCTCAATACTCTTCATCTTTCTCTGGGGAGTTTGGATTTGAAGACCGATCGAATTCGTATAACTTTAATGGACCATGCCAAAAGGGAAATGGTTTTGCAACATCAAGTGATCCAGagctaaaaagaaagaagaggattGCGTCTTATAATGTTTTTACCATGGAAGGCAAGCTCAAATCTAATGTAAGGAACAGTTTCAAGTGGATCAAGAGCAAGTTCAGCGATGTTCGGTACGGTATGTGA